The DNA segment TTGGTATAGGGCGAATAAATTTGCTTTCCGCGAAAGGGTAAATCCTCGGCTAATTCGGGTTTTCTGTTTAACAGAAATGCAGTTGCGATTTGGATAAAACCAATCAATACAAAAAAACCGGAAACTCGGAACCAGATTCTAGAATGGATTCTCTTTTTGAATACCATACATATTCCATATCTCAATTCTTTGTTTTTATGAGAAAGTCTTTTCGGATTTATATTTTTTTTTGATCTCTTCTTTTTTGAATTCTTTTTCAAAATGTCAGAAATTTGTAATTTTTAAAACTTTCTTAAAAACGGAAGAAGGCTGTAAAGATTTCCATTTTTTCAAACTGGTCAGATAAGTGTATCTTGAGTTAATAAGTTTACAAATCGACAACTAAAGAAAACTCTGAGAACCAATGACAGCTCCCGACATTTCGGTCATCTTACCCACATTCAACGAAAGAGAGAATATCCAGATTCTCATACCCAAAATCGAATCGATTCTCAAATCACATTCATTTGAAATCATTATTGTCGACGATAACAGCCCCGATAAAACCTGGGAAATCGGCGAAGAACTTAAAACGTCCCGTAAGAATCTTGTTATTCTGAGAAGAATGGAAGGGAAAGGACTTTCTTCCGCGGTACTTGCTGGAATGTCCCTCGCACAAGGAAAAGTTTTTCTTGTGATGGATGCCGATCTACAACACGATGAAACGATTCTCCCAAAACTCATCTTACCGCTCCTGGAAAACAAATTCGATATCACTGTGGGAACCAGATATTCAATCGGAGGCGGAACATCCAACTGGTCCTGGTTTCGAAAGTTTTTTAGTTTGATTGCGACATGGATCGCAAAACTTTTTCTTTCGATTTCGATCACGGATCCTATGAGTGGTTTTTTCGGAATCTCACGCTCTTATTTTCTAAAAACCGCGGATCAAATCAACCCCCGAGGATTTAAAATTCTATTAGAATTTTTGCATAGATCCGCTTTCGCTCCGCGAATTTTGGAAATTCCGTTCCTGTTTAAAAACAGACAATTTGGAAAGACAAAATTAGACGGATCAGTGATCCGAAACTATCTGATCGCTCTTTTAGATCTGCGTTTTGGAAAGTGGATCTCCCCTACTTTTCTACTTTATTCCTTGGTCGGTTCGTTTGGTGTTTTAGTAAACTTAGTCGGTTTGCTCATCGGGGAATTACTTTCCTTTCCGGAAATTCAAACCTCGTTTCGATTTTTAAATCCGTTCTACAGTTCCGTTTTATTCGGAATCGAACTCTCCATTCTCTCAAACTTTACTTTGAACAATTATCTCACCTTTTACGAAAAGAGATACACGGGAATCCGAATTCTACAAGGTTTGATTTTATTCCATCTTGTATGTCTTTTAGGTTTATTGATCCAAATCAGCGTATTTCAGTTTTTATATCATAAAATTTTCGTCTATGAATTGCAATCTTCCAGTCTTCCGATTAAATTAGTTTCGGATTCGCTTGCAATTTTAGCGGCGATGATTACAAATTATTTCTTAAACTTAAACGTCACCTGGAAAGGCTCCAAGGACTGATCTGAGTTTAGAGGAGGATTTATGGTCAAGGTTTTAGTTCCTTTTGCGGACGGAATGGAGGAAATGGAAGCGGTGATCATCGTGGATGTGCTCAGACGCGCCGGTATCCAGGTCACAACCGCCTCCCTCAAAAAAGGTACGATCACTGCTTCTAGAGGGGTTAAACTGTTAGCAGACGAAGTCATCGACAAAATTCATATTCATGACTTCGATATGATTGTACTTCCGGGGGGCAACGGCGGCACCAAAGAATTGGGCTCTAATCCAAAAATTTTAGAACTTCTTAAAGATGCCAAAAAACACGGTCAATGGATCGCCGCGATTTGCGCCGCTCCCAGTATTTTAGTACATCAAAATATTCTTACCCATGAGGATTCGTTCACTGCATTTCCGGGAGTAATTTCAGAAGTTCCCGGTTATACTGGATCCAGGCTGGAGATCTCTGGAAAAATCATAACGAGTGTAGGTCCCGGATCGGCTTTCGAATTTGCTTTGGCGCTCGTAAGTATTTTGAGCGGAGAACAAACCATGTTAAAAGTAAAGTCAGCTCTTAAACTTCCTCAATGAAAGTTTTTGTTTCCAAACACAAACACCGTTTTCAAAATATCACCGCGATTACAGGCGCGGGTATTTCGGCCGAAAGCGGAGTTCCCACATTTCGAGGGACGGACGGTCTTTGGAAAAATTTCAGAGCGGAAGAATTGGCCACTCCAGAGGCATTTCAAAAGAATCCCAAATTGGTTTGGGAATGGTATCTCTGGAGACGAAACATCATCGAGTCCAAATCTCCCAACGAAGGTCATAAGGCCCTTGTTGAGTTAGAACAAAAACATTCCAATTTTTTTCTGATCACCCAAAACGTGGACGGATTGCATTTGCAAGCCGGATCCAAACGCCCTTTGGAAATTCACGGAAATATTTTTATCAATCGTTGTGTTTCCTGCGACTATCAAAGCAAAGAACTAAAAATAGACTCGAAGAACCTACCTCCCCATTGCGGTCGCTGTAATTCTCTCTTAAGACCGGGAGTTCTCTGGTTTGGGGAATCGTATGAAGAACTCAAACTCAATCAATCGATCTTCCGAATGCAGAATACCGACCTGCTTTTGATCCTGGGGACTTCGGGTGCCGTGAGCATGCCGGTTTATCTGGCTCAAATTGCTAAAGAGGCAGGGTCTCTTGTAATCGAAATCAATCAGGAAGAAACCCCCTTTACTTCGTCGGCCGATCTATTCTTACAAGGAAAATCGGGGAAGATTTTACCAGAGCTCGTCCAAGAAATCCTTTCTGTCTAAACCAGATTCGCATACAATGCAATCGGATTTTTTTATTAGAAAACCGCTAATAGAATCTTGAAAAAAATGACGAAATCAATTTTCCGAACGGATCTATTTAGAAATGATCGAACGCTTTTTACAAAATAATCGCGACTCTCGCTTTGCCATTGAAAACATAAATCAATTTTCGGACAGCAAGTGATTTTTGAGAAATCTGCGTTTTATTCAAAACTAAAAACAAAAAAACTTCAAAACATTTTATAATCAAAATTGAATATCCTCGTCTTAAAACCGATTTCCATTTGGCATTGTATCTTTTTATAGGATCACGATTTTTAAGCGATAGTTACCGATTCTTTTGTTTCGGATCGTAACCCCTGCTTTTTTATTTAGGCAATCGCGTAAAAATAAAATCGGCATAATCGTTAAAGCAGCTGGGCGACATGTGCCCCGGATCGCTAAAGTCGTCACAGTGATAGTCTGGATCTTCATTCATATTCCAAAACGATGTTGCCGTGGATTCATGAAGTTTATTTAAAATAGGAATCATGATCTCGTAGGGTGTTTTTTCTTCCTTTTCTACGGTCATAACCTTTCTTGTTTTATAAAGTTCGAAATAGGGCCGCCCCACCCGTACCCAAATCGTAGCATAAGGCACTTGAATCTTTTTTACAATTCGTATTGCGTCTTCTTCATTCGCCATCATACTCGGATTGAATGTAAACGGGGTAAGATAGGATTTAAAATCGGTATTGGCCCTCTTTTTTAAAAGTTCGGTCGGCAAAACGACCCGAGGACTTATATTCGAGGTTGCACTTCCTTTTTGTTCTTTTAGATTCTTCCAAATATTCGCTCTTAATTTACTATACTCCTTCGCGAGAACTCCACCGTCTTTGGTTCGTGCGAGAATCACATTCAATCGCGGCCGATTTTTAAGAGTATGAAATAATTTTTTTCCGATATAACCGGTCAGATCAGAAGACGAATACCGTTCCGCATGTCTAAATACAAACGAAGGACTGAGACCGTAAAACAAAACTTCATCCAAGGTCAAAACCGAAGAAGAATTGAAGATTTCGATCGATTCATCCAAAAGAATAAAATCCGGTTTTACGCCGTCAGACTGAAACCGCTCCAGCCAGTAAAGATAATAATCCGGAGATCCTCCGGGCACGGAAAAATTGAATAACGCCCATTCCGGATATTTTTTTTCTATGTAATCGTTTCTGAATAAAAGCGCTCTTGAATTTCCAAAATAAACCAGGACTTTTTTACGATTCTCTTGCTTTAGATAATCCTTTAATTCGTTAAAAAGAGATTCTTTATGACGAAAATTGAGATCCGAAAGTGTAAGGGAATAATACGGCTCCAAACTTTCGGAGCTGATCAACTTGTCGATACTAAATGCGATGATAAAGATGACAAATGGAAGTAGGAGAAATCGATTTCGAAACATTCTATTTTCCTAAAACTTATAGTAGATAAAAGCGCCCGAATCTTCCGAAAACAAAGCGAGCATAAAAAGAGTCAGGACCCCGAGAAAACTCAGCAACCAAGGATCGTATTTTCTAAATCGTTTCCAAAAGTCGGGAACGTATTGAACCCAGTTGAACAGTATAAGAGCCAAAAATAAATAAAGGAATTTTTCGATATTCTCTAATTGTTTTAACAAAAAGAAAGAATTCCCGTTCACCAAACGTCCCCCTTCTCCGATCCACGCCAAAGATGAAGAAGCGATCTCGGACTCGATTTTTCCGGGGGAATTCCAAAAAATACCGTAAACGTGTTGAAGCATGGTCTTTGCGTTATCCGCACGAAACAAAACGGCGCTAAAAGAAAATAATAAAAATACGATCGCAGCTTTGATCGCCTTCAAAAAGATATTTTTTTCAGGAGTCAGTTTCCATCCTAGAGTGGTCTCCAAATATCTTTCACCGGCGAGCAAAACTCCCCAGTAAAAGCCCCAAGCGATAAACGTATAATCCGCTCCGTGCCAGAATCCGCCGATTGTCATCGTAAGAATCAGATTGAGATGGGTCCTCCAAACGGCAACCTTACTTCCGCCTAACGAAAAGTAAATGTAATCCCTCAACCAGATGGATAGAGTGATATGCCATCTCTGCCAGAGTTCCCTGCCGCTGAGGGAAAAAAAAGGAGCCTTGAAATTTTCCGGAAGATAAAATCCGAGTAACGCACCCACTCCTCTTGCCATATCCGTCAGACCCGAAAAATCGCAAAAAACCTGAATCGAATAACCGATACCCGCAAGAATTAAAGAAGTGGAATCATATACTTCTGGGTTGGAAAAAATCGGGGAAATCAAACCGGCAGACGGATCCGCTATCAGCACTTTTTTAATTAGACCGCTGATCATCAGATAACAACCGTTATAGATTTTATCCCGATCCGGTTCCAGATTTTTCAGGTTTGGAAAAAAATCTCCGGTTCTCATGATCGGTCCTGCGATCAGAACGGGAAAAAACAAAACGAATAAAAAGTATCCTTTGAAAGAAATGATTTCTCCTTCGGGATTTCTTCCCGCATCGACCGCGGCAGCGATCATTTGAAAACTATAAAAGCTGATCGCAAGAGGCAGAATGATATGAACGACTCCCTGAATCTCCTGAAAAAAAGGATAACCCGTTAGATCCGCGAGAGCTCTTGAAAAGAAATAAAAATATTTGAAAAACCCGAGATTGATACAATTCAAAAGAACCGCTGTGATCATCCATTTTTTGGAATGTTTCGTTGAGGTCTTGATTTGAACATAAAGAAGATAGTTGAGAAGGATGATCAGTAAAAAGTGAAAAAAGAAAATCCAGGAAAACCAAATGTAAAAAAAGGCGCTGGAAAGAATCAGAAAATCGGGACGATTTTTTTTAGGAATCAGCCAATAGAGAGTATAAACGACTGCAAAAAAGATCGCAAAGGTAACGGAGTTAAACAGCACAGCTATCTGCCTTTCCTAAATAAATTTTTCCAATATTCTACTTCGACGGGATCCAGTTTTTTATCTTTGAATTCCTCGGCGTCCGGTTCCGCGTCTGGAGGAGCAATTTCTGCGGATACGATGGATGCAAATTCTTCGGATGAAATCGGATGAGCGCCCCATTTTTTTGCGTGAAAAAAGATCTCTTTATCCGAACTGACTACTTGAATCTCAGAAGGACGAATATTGGTTCGAACAAATTCTTTGATCAGATCGTCCGCTTTTCTGTCCCTGCTGTAATACACATTTAGTTTTCCGAACGTTTCCTGAAAAACCTCGCTTCCGATTTCCTTCTTACCGTCAAAAAAAACATGAAAGTTCTGTTTTTTCTTTTTTTTAGAATATAACTCGATCAATTCCAAAAGCCCTTGTCTCGCTTTTTTAAGTTGATTCTGATACATAGATTCTTCTAAATCGGGGAATTTATATATCAGATTGAAACCGTCAATCGCCACTTGTGAGGACATGGAATTGTAGTGACCAGAATCCCATTCTCATAAATACTGTAAACCAACCTTTCCGTGGAGAGTATGAGTAAAATGGCTGATTCCGAACCTTCTCCAGTCCGGGTCAACAAATTTAACGTCCGGCATTTTTATCTTTGGCTCCGTGCATTGCCGGGATCTGGAAGAGACCTGTTTCTTCTATTGATGGCCGCATTTGACGTTCTTCTTCTTTTGATCTACAACTCCTATAAGGAATTTCTTTCTAAAGATCTATACACCTATGTCATCGGCTTCGATTTTTTTGTCTTAGTTGTTTGGGGTGTGGAATTGATCACCAAATTTCGAAAATCAAAGGATCCGGGAACCTATTTTTCCATGAACTGGTACGAAGTGGTCGGAGTGATCCCATTCTATTTCCTTCGTCCTTTTCTTTTATTGAGAGGAATGAAAATTCTGATCGCATTTTACAAGTTAGGTCAGTCCGGACAAAATATCAGCGATATAGTAACCAGAGAAATCACATTCAGATTTAGAGATGTGATCGTGGATACAATCGCGGACGCGGTGTTTTTACATTCCTTGGAGCGGGTGGAAGAAGTCATGGTCCGTTTGGATTACAGTCAACTCGCAAAAAAAGCCTTCGAACTCCATCAAGGACAGTTTAACGCAAAGGTAAACGAATCTCTTCAATCCAAATTTTTGTTAGGGGAATTATCGCGAATTCCGTTTATGGGAGAGATATCCAAACGTCTCGGAGAAGATATCAGTTCTATGATCACCGATGTTTTAGAAAATCAGGTCACCGGCGAGATTATGAAACAGATCACGGAAGCGATTCTCAAAGAAATGGCAAACCATGTAAAAAAACTCCCGATCGAAAGAATCACACGACCCCTCGAAACAGAAACGTCGCCGACTGTAGAAACAAGATCGACATCGGAAGAAAAAATCATTGCTGAAAGCGAAAGTTCTGTAATGGATGATGAACCGTAATGATCCTTTTCCGGTTTGCAGTCCCGGATTTCTGAAAAGATTTAGGTTCCATCTACAAAAAACAGACTCGAACTTGATACGAAACGTTTTAGTAGATTTTTTATCACAGATCTACCAACTCCAGAGAAAGAAAATGTTGATCCTAGAAAAGCTGGGTCCTTTATTAAAACGATATTTTGGATTTTATTCGGAAGGTTTGATAAAAAACACTTGCGATTCTATTTCGAACGTTTAAAATTTTTAAAGAAAGGAGTAAAAGTTATGAAATCCGTCGAGACTTGGTTTGACGAATACGCGGACAGCCATCGCAATCCGACCAACAAAAATATTCATTGGATCTGCGTCCCCCTCATTTATTTTACAGTGCTCGGTTTACTCTGGTCCATTCCAGTGCCTTCTTTTTTTCAATCCGTTCCGTATTTAAATTTTACGACGCTTTCTCTTGCATTTGCTCTGGTATTTTACGCAAGGTTATCTCCGGCGTTGGCTTTGGGAATGTTGATCCTCAGTTCACTGATGATCTATCTGATCATTTTTCTCCAAGCAACGGTATTGCCGATCCTACTCGGAACGTATTCCTATGGAATTTTGGAACTTTCAATCACGATCTTCGTACTTGCTTGGATCGGACAATTTATCGGTCATAAAATCGAAGGCAAAAAACCGTCCTTCTTTAAGGACATTCAATTTTTGTTGATCGGACCAATTTGGCTCTTGGGTTTTATTTATCAAAAGTTAAAAATCGCGTATTAAACCACATCGATAGCTTTCGGGTCAATTTTCTTGACCCGAAAGAGTAACTTGAACATTACGTATAGAGTTTGTCTACTGTAGAAACAGAGAAGGATCCCAATGCCGAAGATAGTCAATCATGAGAAATACAAAATAGAAATCCTATCCAAGTGTGTGGATATTCTCGCAAGAAGAGGTTATTCTGCGGTATCCATGAGGGAAATCGCAACGGAGCTCGACGTTTCCACCGGAACCCTGTATCACTATTTCGCGACAAAAGAAGATATTTTCAAAGAATTGGTAAAATTTGTTCTGAGTAAGGACATCGAAGAATTACAACTCTATTCGAAAGGAAATCCGGGTCAGACTCTCGAACTTCGGGTGGAATCTTTATTTCAAATG comes from the Leptospira sp. WS92.C1 genome and includes:
- a CDS encoding glycosyltransferase; translated protein: MTAPDISVILPTFNERENIQILIPKIESILKSHSFEIIIVDDNSPDKTWEIGEELKTSRKNLVILRRMEGKGLSSAVLAGMSLAQGKVFLVMDADLQHDETILPKLILPLLENKFDITVGTRYSIGGGTSNWSWFRKFFSLIATWIAKLFLSISITDPMSGFFGISRSYFLKTADQINPRGFKILLEFLHRSAFAPRILEIPFLFKNRQFGKTKLDGSVIRNYLIALLDLRFGKWISPTFLLYSLVGSFGVLVNLVGLLIGELLSFPEIQTSFRFLNPFYSSVLFGIELSILSNFTLNNYLTFYEKRYTGIRILQGLILFHLVCLLGLLIQISVFQFLYHKIFVYELQSSSLPIKLVSDSLAILAAMITNYFLNLNVTWKGSKD
- a CDS encoding NAD-dependent deacylase, giving the protein MKVFVSKHKHRFQNITAITGAGISAESGVPTFRGTDGLWKNFRAEELATPEAFQKNPKLVWEWYLWRRNIIESKSPNEGHKALVELEQKHSNFFLITQNVDGLHLQAGSKRPLEIHGNIFINRCVSCDYQSKELKIDSKNLPPHCGRCNSLLRPGVLWFGESYEELKLNQSIFRMQNTDLLLILGTSGAVSMPVYLAQIAKEAGSLVIEINQEETPFTSSADLFLQGKSGKILPELVQEILSV
- a CDS encoding NYN domain-containing protein, whose amino-acid sequence is MSSQVAIDGFNLIYKFPDLEESMYQNQLKKARQGLLELIELYSKKKKKQNFHVFFDGKKEIGSEVFQETFGKLNVYYSRDRKADDLIKEFVRTNIRPSEIQVVSSDKEIFFHAKKWGAHPISSEEFASIVSAEIAPPDAEPDAEEFKDKKLDPVEVEYWKNLFRKGR
- a CDS encoding DUF1574 domain-containing protein; this translates as MFRNRFLLLPFVIFIIAFSIDKLISSESLEPYYSLTLSDLNFRHKESLFNELKDYLKQENRKKVLVYFGNSRALLFRNDYIEKKYPEWALFNFSVPGGSPDYYLYWLERFQSDGVKPDFILLDESIEIFNSSSVLTLDEVLFYGLSPSFVFRHAERYSSSDLTGYIGKKLFHTLKNRPRLNVILARTKDGGVLAKEYSKLRANIWKNLKEQKGSATSNISPRVVLPTELLKKRANTDFKSYLTPFTFNPSMMANEEDAIRIVKKIQVPYATIWVRVGRPYFELYKTRKVMTVEKEEKTPYEIMIPILNKLHESTATSFWNMNEDPDYHCDDFSDPGHMSPSCFNDYADFIFTRLPK
- a CDS encoding DJ-1 family glyoxalase III, with the protein product MVKVLVPFADGMEEMEAVIIVDVLRRAGIQVTTASLKKGTITASRGVKLLADEVIDKIHIHDFDMIVLPGGNGGTKELGSNPKILELLKDAKKHGQWIAAICAAPSILVHQNILTHEDSFTAFPGVISEVPGYTGSRLEISGKIITSVGPGSAFEFALALVSILSGEQTMLKVKSALKLPQ
- a CDS encoding MBOAT family protein codes for the protein MLFNSVTFAIFFAVVYTLYWLIPKKNRPDFLILSSAFFYIWFSWIFFFHFLLIILLNYLLYVQIKTSTKHSKKWMITAVLLNCINLGFFKYFYFFSRALADLTGYPFFQEIQGVVHIILPLAISFYSFQMIAAAVDAGRNPEGEIISFKGYFLFVLFFPVLIAGPIMRTGDFFPNLKNLEPDRDKIYNGCYLMISGLIKKVLIADPSAGLISPIFSNPEVYDSTSLILAGIGYSIQVFCDFSGLTDMARGVGALLGFYLPENFKAPFFSLSGRELWQRWHITLSIWLRDYIYFSLGGSKVAVWRTHLNLILTMTIGGFWHGADYTFIAWGFYWGVLLAGERYLETTLGWKLTPEKNIFLKAIKAAIVFLLFSFSAVLFRADNAKTMLQHVYGIFWNSPGKIESEIASSSLAWIGEGGRLVNGNSFFLLKQLENIEKFLYLFLALILFNWVQYVPDFWKRFRKYDPWLLSFLGVLTLFMLALFSEDSGAFIYYKF
- a CDS encoding DUF962 domain-containing protein, with amino-acid sequence MKSVETWFDEYADSHRNPTNKNIHWICVPLIYFTVLGLLWSIPVPSFFQSVPYLNFTTLSLAFALVFYARLSPALALGMLILSSLMIYLIIFLQATVLPILLGTYSYGILELSITIFVLAWIGQFIGHKIEGKKPSFFKDIQFLLIGPIWLLGFIYQKLKIAY